In Rhodobacteraceae bacterium LMO-JJ12, a single window of DNA contains:
- a CDS encoding glycosyltransferase, whose translation MTTSTIGAVVIGRNEGQRLINCLASMQREAMRLIYVDSGSTDGSLNAARAAGAEIVILDTSEPFTAARARNAGFDALVSVANPPDYVQFVDGDCTLEPGWLTHAARALDESPDIGIITGWRSEIHPKASIYNELCEFEWHRPAGDIDACGGDMMVRRPLFQALGGFNSHVIAAEDDEFCVRVRKHGARVHRLPIPMTHHDANMTRFSQWWQRATRSGHGFAQVGDLHPDHFVKERRRVWLYGAVLPLFGLIGAVVFPWLLVAVLLVYLASFIRTVEGLRKDGLHLKSALHHGVLLFLSKFPNLIGAARYWKRKRRGWDMEIIEYK comes from the coding sequence ATGACGACTTCCACCATCGGCGCCGTCGTGATCGGGCGCAACGAAGGTCAGCGCCTGATCAACTGCCTTGCCTCGATGCAGCGCGAAGCAATGCGCCTGATCTATGTCGATTCCGGCTCAACCGATGGCTCGCTCAACGCCGCCCGCGCGGCTGGCGCTGAAATCGTCATCCTCGACACCTCCGAGCCGTTTACCGCCGCCCGCGCACGCAACGCAGGCTTTGACGCCTTGGTCAGTGTCGCCAATCCCCCTGATTACGTTCAGTTCGTTGATGGCGATTGCACGCTTGAACCCGGCTGGCTCACCCATGCCGCCCGCGCGCTCGATGAAAGCCCCGATATCGGCATCATCACCGGCTGGCGCTCGGAAATTCACCCCAAAGCCTCAATCTATAACGAACTCTGCGAATTCGAATGGCACCGCCCTGCGGGTGACATTGACGCCTGTGGCGGTGACATGATGGTCAGACGCCCGCTGTTCCAGGCTCTCGGCGGCTTCAACAGCCATGTCATCGCCGCCGAGGATGACGAATTTTGCGTGCGCGTGCGCAAGCACGGCGCCCGCGTGCATCGCCTGCCCATCCCGATGACCCATCACGACGCCAACATGACCCGGTTCTCACAATGGTGGCAGCGCGCCACCCGCTCGGGCCATGGCTTTGCCCAAGTGGGCGATCTGCACCCGGATCATTTCGTCAAGGAACGCCGCCGCGTCTGGCTTTATGGCGCGGTGCTGCCGCTCTTTGGTCTTATCGGCGCGGTGGTTTTCCCGTGGTTGCTCGTCGCCGTGTTGCTTGTCTATCTGGCCTCGTTCATTCGCACCGTCGAAGGCCTGCGCAAGGACGGACTCCATCTCAAATCCGCCCTCCATCACGGCGTTTTACTTTTCCTGTCAAAATTTCCCAACCTGATCGGCGCCGCGCGCTATTGGAAACGCAAAAGACGCGGCTGGGACATGGAAATTATCGAGTATAAATAA